A window of Hymenobacter aerilatus contains these coding sequences:
- a CDS encoding haloacid dehalogenase type II → MSVALPPKAILFDVFGTCVDWRTSITRAGEALGQRLGLMDIDWAAFADAWRAQYQPQLTSVRSGARPWTRLEILNRESLDTVLTDFGLQQVSATERDAFNLAWRYLLPWPDTVAGLHRLKTRFIIAPNSNADIALAVGMAKFAHLPWDVILGAEVAQHYKPQPEVYLRSVAALGLTPPEVVMVAAHNEDLVAAGALGLQTAFIPRPLEHGPGQTNDLHPEHTFTYVARDLHELAAQLGA, encoded by the coding sequence ATGTCCGTAGCACTTCCTCCCAAAGCCATTCTGTTTGATGTGTTTGGTACGTGCGTCGACTGGCGCACCAGCATTACGCGGGCCGGTGAGGCGCTGGGCCAGCGCCTTGGCCTGATGGATATTGATTGGGCAGCGTTTGCTGATGCGTGGCGGGCTCAATATCAGCCCCAGCTCACGAGTGTGCGCAGCGGCGCACGCCCCTGGACGCGGCTGGAAATTCTCAACCGCGAATCGTTGGATACCGTGCTTACCGATTTTGGCTTGCAACAGGTGTCCGCAACCGAGCGCGATGCCTTTAACCTGGCCTGGCGCTACCTCCTACCCTGGCCCGATACCGTAGCCGGCCTGCACCGCCTGAAAACACGCTTCATCATTGCGCCCAATTCCAACGCTGATATTGCGCTGGCGGTAGGCATGGCGAAATTTGCCCATCTGCCGTGGGACGTTATCCTGGGTGCCGAGGTAGCGCAGCACTACAAGCCTCAGCCCGAAGTCTACCTTCGCAGCGTTGCGGCGCTAGGCCTCACGCCACCCGAGGTAGTGATGGTAGCCGCCCACAACGAGGATTTGGTGGCTGCCGGAGCGCTGGGTCTGCAAACGGCTTTCATCCCGCGCCCGCTGGAGCACGGCCCCGGCCAAACCAACGACCTGCACCCCGAGCACACGTTTACCTACGTAGCCCGCGACCTACACGAGTTAGCGGCACAACTAGGGGCGTAA